A window of the Rhizobium viscosum genome harbors these coding sequences:
- a CDS encoding FAD-dependent monooxygenase, whose amino-acid sequence MAKSKPKIAIIGAGMGGLAAAATLRKVGIDVQVYEQAPKFARVGAGIQMLPNSSHVLRGIGVLDRLKKIAFEPYSHLNRVWDTGEIKRELPMPESLYGAPFLCMHRADLHEALYSVLPPEIVHLGKKLVGLDQKNGGVSLSFADGSKVEADAVIAADGVHSLVREIIVGPDAPLHKGRIAYRAVFDASLMNGGKIAPSRTKWWGVDRHIVIYYTAADRSSLYFVTSVPESADWMTAESWSAKGDVKELRAAYEGFHPEVQMVLNACPDCHKWAILEREPLPRWSDGRVALLGDACHPMTPYMAQGAATSIEDAAVLARCLEAVDNGDIEGAFRRYEANRKPRTSRIQAISSANTWMSGGNDDTTWLYGYDAWNVPLVGENDLAMAG is encoded by the coding sequence ATGGCCAAGAGCAAACCGAAGATCGCAATCATTGGCGCCGGTATGGGCGGGCTTGCCGCCGCGGCGACGCTGCGCAAGGTCGGTATCGACGTCCAGGTCTACGAACAGGCACCGAAATTCGCACGCGTCGGTGCCGGCATTCAGATGCTGCCCAATTCGTCACATGTGCTGCGCGGCATCGGCGTTCTAGACCGTCTCAAGAAGATTGCGTTTGAACCCTATTCCCACCTCAACCGCGTCTGGGACACTGGCGAGATCAAGCGTGAACTGCCGATGCCCGAAAGCCTCTATGGCGCACCGTTCCTCTGCATGCATCGTGCCGACCTGCACGAAGCGCTTTATTCGGTGCTCCCGCCTGAAATCGTCCATCTCGGCAAGAAACTCGTCGGCCTGGATCAGAAGAACGGCGGTGTCAGCCTTTCCTTCGCCGATGGCAGCAAGGTCGAAGCGGATGCGGTCATCGCCGCTGATGGCGTTCACTCGCTGGTGCGCGAAATCATCGTCGGTCCTGACGCACCGCTGCACAAGGGGCGCATCGCCTACCGCGCAGTCTTCGACGCCAGCCTGATGAACGGTGGCAAGATCGCGCCGTCCCGAACGAAATGGTGGGGCGTCGACCGGCATATCGTCATCTACTATACGGCGGCAGACCGCAGTTCGCTCTATTTCGTCACCAGCGTTCCCGAGTCTGCCGACTGGATGACTGCCGAATCCTGGTCGGCAAAGGGCGATGTCAAGGAATTGAGAGCCGCCTATGAAGGCTTCCATCCGGAAGTGCAGATGGTGCTCAACGCCTGCCCGGATTGCCACAAATGGGCAATTCTCGAGCGCGAACCTCTGCCGCGCTGGAGCGACGGCCGTGTGGCACTTCTGGGGGACGCCTGCCATCCGATGACGCCTTATATGGCGCAGGGGGCGGCAACCTCGATCGAGGACGCTGCCGTGCTCGCACGCTGCCTCGAAGCCGTCGACAATGGCGACATCGAAGGCGCTTTCCGCCGCTACGAGGCGAACCGCAAGCCGCGCACCTCGCGCATTCAGGCAATCTCCAGCGCCAATACGTGGATGTCCGGCGGCAACGACGATACGACCTGGCTCTATGGTTATGACGCCTGGAACGTACCGCTCGTC